catatattattatttaaacTCTACATCGTAGTTGACTTCTACACTTGCTCTTTGGTTATAATGGGTCAACAATTATCTACGGTCTTCGAACGGGCGAGACACTGGATCAACACGTGATAATATGTCATAATGAAATGATGTCATGGGACGCTGTTCGTGACAATATACACCGGTCTCACAGATCCACCCTAGACAAGTCACCGTACTTGGTGAAATAACTGGAAAATGGCGAAATACGTCTGAAATTAATATCAGGAAAATTCATTAACAGATTACTTAAATTTACAAACTCTACGTAAGTCATATTTTATGGTTACGTTTGGATGTGTTTATGTgagtgtcttcagcatgattcAACCCACCCACAAAGGGATGTTAACGTGATACAAAAGTCTCAGCGCTGCTTCTCATAGGTCTATTCAGGCAGCACGTTTTTTCTCGTGCTTTGATCTGGGAAATAACTTCCCTATCACAAGTGTTTGTGGTGGAACTCACGATGTGTGAagcttttttcataatttatgttTATGGTGCTAGTTACGTTCTCTCATGAAAAATCTAAAActcaaatatgaaataaaaaatgtcaTGTTTAAATCTCCAAaggacaaaaaaaaaagaattcagcaggcaatgaatgaattatacatcATAGGATATGAAGAGATTTTATCAcatttattgtgaaaagacTGTTGAATGCATTGCATGCATGTTGGTTTATGTTCCATGGACATTGATAGATCGTGTCACGATTTGGGACGCAGCTTTGTAATGCAAATTGTCAGCTGTGGAGCAGCTTGTCCTTAGTTACAAAATATGATATCTTTTCCTGTTTAGTATCGCTCAAAAGTTTCGTGCCTAGAACACTTTTGAGAATGGATTATTGGAATAGGGGTTTTCATAGAGTAAAACCATATGGTTTGTGTACCTCGCTgttaagtgtaaattggcacggctcccacgactGACAGCTGTGAatgaacaatgccatttagaaagttatACGACTTCTAATTTTGTGGCAGTTGTGGTGGGTGAGCGGGTTAGTCAGCTAAATTTGTGTACTGGCGATAAGATGCCTGAGTGAGAGGGAGTTCAaattccggatgggactcacTCAACCTGACAAGTTCAATATCAAATAAAACATGTGTtacgtagtagaagtagtatcGTTCGTCCGTCTCTTTTCCTCTAAAATATCGGGTTGTAGGTACTTCACTACCGTCGCCTGAACACAAAAGTCTTCTATGTCCAGTTTTGGTGAAAATTGAGATAGAAAGCTCAGGTTATGTTTATTGCATATTCTATCTccatttttcacaaataatGGAGAGTTCCTGACTGTTCTAAGAGGTAAATTGACCACTAAGCAAATCCAGTTTGATCACATGAAATGGAGGCAGCGATTGTTCGAAAGAGCTTTCTGAGTTAGGTTCGAGACTTTTTGGAGTGCATTTCCCAGAATGGACTGAATCGGCATTAAACTCACTCGTGGTAGATGAATTGAGTTTGATTGATAGATTACATAATACAAGTTGTGTGTGCTTTCATGTTTTAGAAATGCAGTTGAGTGGAAACTTCAGCTGCTTCAAATTGTCAAAGTCCGTGTGAGATTTGAATGAAAACTTTAGGTCCAGGGCTTTATTATTGTTATAGACATGCAGATGGAACATTGTCCTTTTTATGATTTGTCTAATGCAATTCGTAAGCTATGGAACTAAAACAACTTAAAATCACTGAGATGCGATGCATCCTGGTTCGGGATTAGTAATCACACAATATTCGTAATAAAATGATTCAGCTGCAATTCTGAAGAACAGTTCCTGGAAAAAATTACAAATTCCTTTGATCGAGTGTTCTGTTTTCAGTCGTTTTTCGTTAACTGCTTATTTATTTCAATTGCTGTAACATACACTTGGTTATTGTTCAAGTCTTCAGATAACATATTTACATGCacaatttcaaagaaattgatTGATTAGTTTTGAAAATAGTGTTGTTCTGATCTTCAAGGTCGACTTTCTCAAAAAAGGTTTTTAGGAGCTAGAACATTCTGGTTTGCAGGCGACCTGTTGATTAAACACTTATAATTTAATGCACAATAACATTAACTATGTTTAGCACTATAGTTACCTGTGTGACGTGTGTACCAAAGTCTTAAGTCATGTTCCTCATACTAAACAAGCTGACgtccataaatctgtctttttTACGTGTCTTGTGTTTCTATGTCGCAGCCGTTTTGAAGTCTTCGGTGAATAAAGATTGTGGCTCACCCCCTCCTGTTCACGGCGCAGACGTCTTTTACAATTCATCCAGAGTATATGCCAGCGCTGTGTACAGATGCAAGAAAGGGCTGCTGCACGTCAATCCGGACGGAAAGAGAGAGAGCGCCTGCCAAGAAAGCGAGCTCTGGACGCCGGTCGACATAAAATGTGCAAACAGTAAggatttcatctgtatgaaaacatttggaaatGCATGAAAACAAGCAAGACCTGCGATACCCAGAACATGTGTCTGTGATATAGACAGGATAGTAGTTACCCGAATTTGATGTTTAATATTTagtttttatcattttcttccaacacacacacacacatggtgtTATTTTTTAAGAAAAGTAGGGAATACGTAACAAATAAGTTAACAAGTGGATCAGGTGCGATATGTATCCTGTGTGTCGCGTTTTTATCCAGGGCAAGAAAAGAAATTCTACATGGTGCCATAGACAGTCATAATTTACTAAGGAATAGGCCagttttggagaaaattaaactTAAGACGAGGCACTTCTCCAACCTGTCGATTCCCTTAATTTTAATCTCGTCACCAAACCGGATCTTATACTGTTTGATAAAACCAAAGAATTTGTTTATGTTACTGTATATTTTCTGTCTCACAGCAGTGTCATTGGCaaaattcaggaaaagcataCCAAGTATGCGGAACTATCTTTGAAATATCTCACTTGCTTTCCAAGTATATTGTCTTCAGGCTCCCCATTTGACGCGGTTCCCCTGGTTTGGTACCTGCTTATCTCTAGGCGCAGATCAGTTGAGTGCCCGGGTTCTTTACAGGGATCACAGCCTTTCTGATACTTTGGCTAATGCAGAAGGCTACAGTGTTGGGGAATCTACATATTCTTGGGAAAGTTTTTGGTTCACCTTGGCAGCGTTTCCTGTGAGAAGTCCTATACGGTTACTGGGCTACGTCTAGAGAGGcaaagggccctgagctgagcCTTACCATCCTGACTGTGTTAGGATAACCCGTGCTTTCTCTGCTGCAATTTCATCTCAATCTGTAGAAATGAAATAGAAATTAGTTCTGAATAACTATACTTAAGGCACCTACCTGCCAACCCGAGCCCACCACCAACCTACCAAGCCAACCACCTACCAACCTACCTTCCTGTTGCCTACTTACCTACACACCAacctacccacccacctacCTGCCTATCTACctacgtacctacctacctgtttgcatgcctacctacatacctacCCACAATCatccacctacctacctacttacCTACTGTGTATTTTCCAGTATCTAGATGTTCACTGTTATCTGGAGGAAAAGTGTTCTACGCTGGGACTGAGTATGAAACCTTATCGGGCCAGACCTGCCAACGATGGGATAGTCAGGCACCACATACCCACAGCTACAAAGACGACCATTACTTCAGCGTTCCAGGTATTCCCCAAAATGCATCTGGATCTGCTAACTACTGTCGTGATCCAGCAGGCGATGGGTATTTGTGGTGCTACACCACAGAATTGACTATCCGCTGGGAAAAATGTTATGTCCCCGAGTGCTGACATGGTTATTATTACGTACTGAAGCTCACTTTCTCTTTGCTTTCCGGCAAAGAGCATTGTCTCCACTAGCTTCTAATTTACACTTCTATGTCGAGATGTCAGATAGATTTGGCGTCAAGGAAGGAAAGTCTGTAATTTTGTGATTTTTGCCATTAAACCACCTGtgtcaaaatgtttgaaattctcTTTTGTTATGCTTTCTAGTGTATTGGTGTCATGAAAACTGAAAGGGGGATGCGTTATCTGGGCGTTATGACAAAGCACAAGATGCGAATTCCAATCACTCAATCATTCTGTAATATGTAAGATATAATAATAGGattatttcaaaaatatattttcttttgaatGGAAGACAACGCTAAAGCATACAAAAACTTGCTCTCTAACACTGATCGCCATAGAGAAACTTAAAAATTTGCTCACAACTTTTGTAATGGATTAGCGATTGGTTTCGGTCATATAATTCTACAGACGGGGTGATTGTGTTTAGTTGTACGTCGCTCTCATTGTAATTTCAGCTATATTACGGCTAGGGACACCGGGAATGGGCCTCTCACATAGTGCCAGTGCAtcgattcgaacccaggtcctcggcatgacgagcgaacacgcTTGAAAATTTAGGAtacgtcacacacacacacacacacacacacacacacacacacacacacacacacacacacacacacacacacacacacacacacacacgattgCATTGAAATGACAATTTCAAAGGTCATCTTTTATCACtgtattaataaaaaaaatattgtctgTCAACTCATTTAGACATTCGGAAGAGATTCTAGGTTTAATCTGGCTGCAGCGAACCTTGGTGCTCCAGAGGAATCTTCGTGGGATGtgctgccaaatagctggaattttgctgagggCGTCGTAAAGCTAAACTAAACTAAGCTAAATTCACTCGTGGACTGTGTGGTGAGACTCGGAGATGCTTTTTGGAACGGATTTTAAGTTATTGTTCTTGTTGTGTTTACTGATGCTGATTGTAGTGTACGGTAAGAGACGGACTGGGTGTTGAAATGAGTTGAACGTCTATGGAAACTTCGGAAAGACGGAAAGACGTTACTTGTGATAGTTGGTGTGCTGCTCAAAGCagtgctcagcaatattccacatacATCGCAGGGGTCTGTAAAATAGTtgagtctgaacaagacaatccagtgttcacaGCATTAGCATCAACCTACGCATTTCGGGCACatgacaatgatatgtgtcagctcagtcagggaacctgaccacccaatcccgttagtcgcctactGCGATGGAtctgagttgctgaagacaaaccGGACCTTCTCGGATCTGTTTCTTGTGGGCACCTAGTCTAGCTATCAGAAAAgaacatacaaaacaaaacagaattgGTCAGCTCGGAGTGGCTATAATGTGTCCAGTTTTCAATCtacatgtgttgtttgtttgtatgtttgcttgtttgtttgtttgtttgtttgtttgtttgcttgtttgtttgtttaattgcCACGTGTCTGGACCCGTCAATACAGTGAAGGACAGCGCAGGCATCGGtcaatgcaactgggatacgaagtgctaaagtcagcgtgcctgtccacccgatctaGTTAGTTACCCTTTACGATAAACATCTTCACGATCATCTTGTGGTGGGGCAGTTAATTCAGAGGGTTCCTGTGAATCAGACAGCGTTTGAACAATTACATTGCACGAAGGCAAGCACGCATATACGCACACAAAAACTCTTCGTTTTCTGGCTCCAGCGATCACAAACTAAAACATTCTTCGTCCGTTCCACTGGAAAGTCCACTcattacaatgacatgtgtactGTCAACGTATTTTGGTTAACCTGAACACAACTAACTGATCAGTCTGACAACTGTTGGCATTGTCTTTTGAAAAAAAGCAACATAACTTATATGAACGTTGAAGTGATAGTGATTTCTAATGTATTTGTGTCGTCTTTATCACCGGGTGTACACCAAGAGAAGTACAACCGTATCTCGGATGATCACATCGAGTCACCGGCACATATTTTATCGTGGTGTCGAACACAAGCGTTGCCATGGCGACAGATTGCTCTGCTGCATGACTGAagtactttttttttcaaaatttgctgTATGAAAATCACGTGCGTGTCCGACCCAGTTGTCCGTGTAATCCTGGTCACATTTCTCTGGTTCCATTAATTTTCATTCAGGCGGAATGAGATCTTTCTTTACAACGTTTTCAAGAACAATACAATGAAACGAAACTGTTATCCATTTATCATGTATAACTGCGGTGTATTGTACTCGACCTCAGTGTCTGTTTCAATAGGAGTGACACTTTGAAATGCGCAAAGCTActcgtgagtgaatgagttaacaTTTTATGTCACATTATGTCACATACGATAAAAAAAtgtgatataaataaatatgtgttgaaTGTTGCGGGCTTATATGACCGACTCGAAGTATAATAACTTTATAGTCCTTCAACTCCTATCAGGGTGTATACACAAAACCCATAGTCATATTCTACCTATACATAAAAGAACGAAAACGCAAGAATTTCGCAAGTACAtgtaattctatttccttttaaaaggcaataattaaatatgaaatgtttaaaaGAGCCTTGTCAGAAGACATGATCACGCCTGAACTTGTATTTAGAATGTATGTTTTGATAGGGATATTCAGAATGCTATACCGGTGAGGGAAGATGTTGTTATTCTATTGTTATTTGTATTGAAAGACTGCTCAGGAACCGACTAATGTCCCGCGAGAGATCCCTAACATTCCTCTTGTAAAAACCTAAAGGCATAAGAATTGGCCTTAAATAACCCATGTTTGGAAGCTTGATCATCTAAGATTGATTTGtagaaacacattcaaacacttTGCATTTTTGTTGACACTTTGAATTGCTGTCAAGCATAATCAAACCGATCCGATCCTTCCAGCCTTAGTACTGCATTTTCAAATAGCGAGACTAAATTGATTTACCTTCTTGTATAGATGTGACGCATTATTTTGAAAGGTAAAATGTATGCGATCGTCATTTTTTTCACAGAAAAATAACTTTTCTTTCGCTGAACATTAGACAACAGACGTCAGACATCGCTTTGTTTATTTCAAGATATATTATAAGAATCATGTCATAGAACAGTGTATCAGTGTGTTCTGACAAAGGTGTCTGTGAGTACAACATATAGTATATCTCGAAACTGCCTCCTGTAACCGAACCACATGCTGAGATATATCGTGCAAACGATTAAACCATTGAATCCTCGACTGTGTAAGGAAATGTTTAAGGGTGTGTGAAGGACGAATGTTAACCGTCGAAGGAAATTAATTATAATCACATCGATATCACCCATAAGTATTCCTCCTGTATACAAGGAAATATATATGACAAAGAAAGACAAAGTGCAGTCAGAAGGGTGCAGACAGATGGATCTCATCCTTAACGTGGTACTCCTGTTAGACCAAGTGAACAAGATGTTAAATCTGGTCTTTCAATTGCTGTTAAAGGATtcgagagagtgagtttagctttacgccgctttttgcaacaTCCCACCAAAGGACACCACAAACGGTATTCACACATTCagcccgtgtggggaatcgaacccgggccttcgacgtgacgaacaaacgcgtTCACAACACATCTATCCCACCAGTCCATCAAGGGATTCGAAGCTGTAAGATACACACTGCTTGTAAGGTACACATGAGAACTGACAATGTCATACTGTGGCCAGAACCGACATGTATTGTAACATTCAGGGTCGGACATGTAGTCTGGtcaatattaaacaaatatgtatgtTCAGTAAATCTGTGTTCTTTCGCCATTAACCTTATACTGTTTTGCTACACGCTATTCCTGACTAAGCTGATTCGTGTCCGACAACAGTGGTCCTAACATGAGTTGGCTCAGGAAACACAGGGTGAGTTATTCTTTTAACACACACCACAATAATCTTTACAATCAAGGTGAAACCACTGAACCCAAGCAGCGCGGCAGAAAAGATCGTGTTACGCTTCGTGATATCAAGGTTGTTGACCAGTATGGCCACGAGCGCCCACAGAATCGCAACGTAGGGAGTGAAGGTGTAGCGGGAATACTTGTCAAATACGGTGAGATCTGTTACAAAGTACACGACCAAGAATACTGCTACCAAAGCCAGACAGACAGTGGAGGAGGTGCTTTGGTTAATAGGAGGATTGGATCTGTAGGTCATAAGCACGGAGATGTTCAGCAGCGCGGCAACAAAGGTCCAGGTGGCATACAGACCTAAACCGTTGTGGACCAGTCCTCGGACTAGGGAGTCATCCAGCCTACGGTGCTGATCAGCCAGGATCTGTTGGTTGTCGTA
The window above is part of the Haliotis asinina isolate JCU_RB_2024 chromosome 1, JCU_Hal_asi_v2, whole genome shotgun sequence genome. Proteins encoded here:
- the LOC137279234 gene encoding uncharacterized protein, with amino-acid sequence MAKYYNLVALNIVIIFLFFLLPVLSALFIVFLSPVVNSVLLLSITDTITYTYPTEITPSPWVFFIWPVIFIWQIIWIFFSTSLSYRVVREGPPVLLTSVFLGIFILSLLFHVALDITAVFVLVLAFVFLILLSASLYACLALSYKALYDNQQILADQHRRLDDSLVRGLVHNGLGLYATWTFVAALLNISVLMTYRSNPPINQSTSSTVCLALVAVFLVVYFVTDLTVFDKYSRYTFTPYVAILWALVAILVNNLDITKRNTIFSAALLGFSGFTLIVKIIVVCVKRITHPVFPEPTHVRTTVVGHESA